Genomic window (Streptomyces cadmiisoli):
TGCAGGAACTGCACCGCGAACATCCCGAGCGTGCCGGTGCCGACGACGGCCACCCGCTCGCCCGGCAGGGGCCGGCCCTTCAGCGCGGCGGCGGCGATACAGGCGGCCGGCTCCAGCAGGGCGGCGGCGGTGAGGTCCGCGTCGTCCGGCAGGGTGTGCAGCAGCCGCGCCGGGAGGGTGAGCGTGCCGGCCATGGCGCCCGGCTGGGTGAAGCCGGTCTCCTCGTAGCCGTGGGTGCACAGCGTGGTCTCGCCGGCGTGGCAGCGGTCGCACACCTGGCAGTTGCGGAAGCCCTCGCCGACCACCTTGCGGCCGACCAGGTCCCCGGGCACCCCGGCGCCCACCGCCGCCACCGTGCCCGACCACTCGTGGCCGGGGGTGAGGGGGTAGCGGACGTAGCCCTCGGGCCGGTTGCCCTGGTACACCTCGCGGTCGCTGCCGCAGATGCCGACCGCGTGCACCCGCACCAGCGCCTCGCCGGGACCGGGTGGGCGCGGTGTGTGCTCGACGAGCCGGTGCTCGCCGGGCGCCTCGACGACGACGGCGGTGCTCACCGGGACTCCTTCGGCCTGCGCTGCTCCCAGCCCTCGGCCCACAGGTCGAACCGGGCCTGCTGCTGCGGGAACTCGGCCGCCGCGTCGGTGTCCAGCTCGACGCCGAGGCCGGGGGCGTCGGAGAGGTAAAAGTAGCCGTCGACGACCTCGGGGGCGCCCTTGACCACCTTCTTGATCTCCGCGTCGGCGAAGTCGTTGAAGTGCTCCAGGATCTTGAAGTTCGGCGTGGTGAAACCGACCTGGAGCGAGGCGGCGGTGAGCACCGACCCGCCGACGTTGTGCGGCGCGACGAGCATGTAGTGGGTCTCCGCCGTGGCGGCCAGCTTCCGGGTCTCCCAGATGCCGCCGATGTGCCCGACGTCCGGCTGGATGATGTCGACGGCCTGGCTCTCGAACAGCTCGCGGAACTCGATCCGGTCGTGGATGCGCTCACCGGTCGCGACCGGCATGTCCACCTTGGCGGCGACCTTCTCCAGGGCCTTCAGGTTCTCCGGCGGAACCGGCTCCTCCAGCCACGCGGGCTTGAAGGGCGCCAGTTCGTGGGCGAGCCGTACGGCGGTGGCGGGGGAGAAGCGGCCGTGCATCTCCAGCATCAGCTCCGTCTCCGGGCCGATGGCGTCGCGCACGGCCTCGATGAGGGAGACGGCGTACAGGCTCTGCTCGTGGTCGAGTTCGAAGTGGCCGGTGCCGAAGGGGTCGATCTTCAGGGCCTTGTAGCCGCGGGCCATGACCTCCTGGGCGGCCTTGTGGTAGGCCTCCGGGGTCCGCTCCGTGGTGTACCAGCCGTTGGCGTACGCCTTGACCCGGTCGGTCACCTTGCCGCCGAGCAGCTGCCAGACGGGCACGCCGAGCGCCTTGCCCTTGATGTCCCAGCAGGCCATCTCGACCAGGGCGATACCGGACATCACGATCTCCCCGGCGCGTCCGTAGTCGCCGTACTTCATACGCCGGACCAGGGCTTCCGTGTCGAACGGGTCGGCGCCGAGAATATGGTTGGCCTGGGCTTCCTTCAGGTAACCGACGAGGGCGTCGGTGTGGCCCAGCATCCGCGTCTCGCCGACACCGGTCACTCCCTCGTCGGTGTGCACCTGGACGTAGGTCAGGTTGCGCCACGGCGTCCCGACCACGTGTGTGCTGATTCCGGTGATGCGCACGGCAGTTGCCCCTTGTGAACGTCGGCTCTGTTCGAAATTTCGTCACACGTTCGAAATGTTGGCGTGACAGTAAGGAGGGGGCGGTCGGGGTGTCAATGGGGGGAGCGCATAACGGTTTCGGCACGTTCGGACGCCGGTTTCGAGCAGAAGGGGTGAGTTGCCCTCAACTCACCACGCCGGAACGGGTCGTTCCCCACAGAACATTCACAGCGGCGACTAGGAACGTTACCGGTTCAAAACTTAACCTTCCCGCGTCATGGACTACTGCCACCCGTGCCGACGGCACCTGAACGGCGCCCTTGCCTGCCCGGGGTGCGGCACCTCTGCTGATCAGCTCCGCGGATACGCGGAGGAAACGGTTGTGCACACTGTTGTGCGGACGGACGTACGGACCGATGTCCGTACCGACGTCGTCACGGTGGTGCGCACGACGGGATCCGACGAGCCGTACGACGGCTCCGACGACGATGCCGACGCCGAATACGACGACGAATACGACGACGACGGTGACGACGGCGAGGACGACGACCGTTCCGCCCGCGGCTCCCGGCGGCGTCGCCAGCCGGGCGTGAGCCGTCGCGACCGCAAGGCCGCGGCGCACCGGCGCCGGCGCAAGCGCGTCCTTCTCGTCGGCGCGGGCTTCCTCCTGGCCGCCGGTGTGCTCAGTCTCGCCGAACTCGGTCTGGACGCCGGCTCGGGGCCGAAGCCGACCGCGGCCGGGGACGCGTCGGCGGACGGCGGGGCCGCGGAGGCCTCCGAGTCCGCGGACGCCGGCACCGGCGGCTCCCAGGGGACCGGCCCGGGCTCCCCGGGTGCCTCGGCGTCCGCCTCGCCCTCGAAGTCCGGCGAGGACGACAAGGACGAGAAGGACGGCAAGGACGGCAAGGACAAGGACGACGAGGAGTCGGCGTCGCCGAACGACGCCGGGTCGCCGGGCCCGAGTTCCGCCCCCTCGACACCGCCCCCCGCGGCACCCCCGGCCCCGGATCCGACGCCGACCCCGACGGCGCAGCCGACCAGCGAGGAACCGCAGCCGGATCCGGAGCCGTCGCAGACGTGCGAGCGCTTCCTGTGGTGGTGCACCTGAGGCGTGCACCGCCTCCCCGCCCTACCGGCGGCTGCGCACCAGCAAATACAGGAAGTACGGCGTACCGATCACCGCCGTCATCAGGCCGGCCCCGAGCTGGGCCGGCGCGATCACGGTGCGGCCGAGCAGGTCCGCGGCGCACACGAGTGTCGCGCCGAGGAGCACCGCGACCGGCACCACCCGCGCGTGCTGACGGCCCACCAGGGCGCGGGCCGCGTGCGGGGCCACCAGGCCGACGAAGCCGATGGTGCCCGCGGCGGCCACCGCGGTGCCGATGAGCAGCACGCTCAGCACCAGGAAGCCCAGGCGGGCGGGCGCCAGACCGATGCCCAGCAGCCTCGGGGTGTCCTCGTCGAGTGAGACGAGGTCGAGTTCCGTGCGCCGCGCGACCGCGGCGGCCACACCCGCGGTGAGCACCACGGCGAGCGGGAGCGCGTCGGGCCAGGTCCGCCCGTAGGTGGAGCCCGACAGCCAGGTCAGCGCCTTCGTCGCGTTGAACGGATCGGTGAGGACGATGAGCAGGCTGATCAGCGCGGTGGCCGCGGTGGCGACGCCCATGCCGACCAGGACCAGCCGGTTCTGCCCGAACCCGCCGCGCGCGGCGAGCCCGAAGACGACGACCGAGGCCGCCGCGGCGCCCGCGAAGGCGGCGCCCGCCACGCTCCACGACCCGGCCAGGGGCACCGTGGTCACCAGCAGCACGGCGCCGAGCGCCGCCCCGCCGGAGACACCGAGGACACCCGGCTCCGCGAGCGGATTGCGGGTCACCGCCTGAACGAGCGTCCCGGCCAGGGCGAGTGCCGCCCCCGCGAGGAGCGCCGCGAGGACCCGGGGCACCCGGGTGTCGAGGACGAAGGAGACGGTGCGGCCCGCCCTGCCCTGCGCCCAGTTCAGCACGTCGCCGAGCAGCAGTTTGCTGTCGCCCAGCAGCACGGCGGCGACGACGACGCCGATCAGCACCGCCACCAGTACCGCCGTGGTGGTCAGGTGGACCGTGCGGCTCCTGATGCGCAGTCCGTCGTTCGCGGCGGCCCCGGCGGTGTCCCGGACCCGGGTGGCCATCACGACCAGGAAGACGGCGCCGACCAGGCTGGTGACGACGCCCGTCGGTACGGCGACCGCGACGTCCGGCGCCACCACGGCGCGCAGCAGCACGTCGGAGCCGAGCACCAGGGCCGCACCGGTCAGCCCGACGACGGGCAGGCTCGTGCGGGCCCGGGAGAACGCGCGGATCCTGCGGGCCAGGGGCCGTACCAGGGCCGGTGCGGTGAGGCCGACGAAGCCGATCGGCCCGGCGAGCGTGACGGCCGCCGCCGAGAGCAGGGCCGCGAGCGCCACCGCCGTGACGCGGGTGGCGCGGACCGGCACACCGAGTCCGCGGGCGGCGTCGTCGCCGAGGGCCAGGGCGTCGACCCGGCGCGCGACCAGCAGCAGCCCGACGAGGCCGACGAGGCCGAGCGGCGCCATCTGGAGGACACCGTCGAAGCCGTGCTGCGCGATGCTGCCCTGGTTCCACTGGTACAGGCCCTCGGTCTGCTCGGGGAACAGCAGGAGCAGTCCCTCGGTGACCGAGGTCAGTCCGAGGGTGAGGGCGCTGCCGGCGAGGACGAGGCGGACGGTGCCCGAACCGAGGCCGGACAGGCCGAGCACGACGCCGGCCGCCGCGACGCCGCCGACGAAGGCGATGCCGGAGGAGGCGAGCAGCGGGAGCGAGATGCCGGTGGCGGCGACCAGCCCGAGGGCCAGGTAGGAGCCCGCGTTGACGGCGAGGGTGTCGGGGGCGGCGAGCACGTTGCGGCTGACCGCCTGGAGGGCGGCGCCCGCCATCGCGAGCGCCGCCCCGACCAGCAGCCCGGCGGTCATCCTGGGCAGCCGGGAGGCGATGACGACCGACGCGTCGGCCGGATCGGCCCGGCCGGTGAGCGCCTTGAGGACCTCGTCCGCGCCGACGGCGGCCGTGCCCTGGGTGACGTCCACGACCGCGAGGCCGGCGACCAGCAGGACGAGCGCGGCCGTCACCGCGGCCGCGCCCGTCCGGGACGTGGCCGCCGGGGGACGGGTGGCGGGGGTGGATGCGGTGACGGCCATGTGCTACTTCGTCAGGGCGCCGACGACGGCGTCCACGTACGCCCCCATCGACTCGGGCCCGCCGAACATCCAGATGCCGTCGGGCAGCCGGTGCACGTTGCCCTTCTTCACGAACGACAGCGACTTCCACACGGAGTCGTCGGCCAGGGCGCCGGTGAACGGCGTGCTGTTCTTGTCGCCGTCGCTGCCGATGTAGGCGAACCGGACGTCGTCGCCGAGCTTGGTCAGCCCCTCGACGTCGGTGGAGCCGAGGCCGTAAGCCTCGTCGCCCTTGACCGTCCAGGCGTTCTTCAGACCGAGCTTCTCGTTGACCGCGCCGATGAGCGAGCCACCGGTGTACGGCCGGACGGAGACCTGGTTGGAGACGACGTAGCCGTCCGCGAAGGCGTACTCGGCGCCCGCCAGACCGGCGTCCGCGAGGGCCTTTTTGCCCTCGGCGAGCTTCGCGTCGAAGTCCGCCTTGAGCTCCTCGGCCCGCTCGGTGGTGCCGGTGGCCTGCGCGATGAGGTCGAGGTTCTCCGTCATCCGCCCGATCTGGTCGGCGGCGTCGGCGGAGCGCACCTCCAGGACCGGGGCCACCTCGCGCAGTTGCTTCACCGCGGCCGGGGGCAGGTCGGTGGTGGCGACGATGAGGTCGGGCGACAGGGCGGCGATGGTGTCCATGCTGGGCTCGCCGCGGGTGCCGATGTCCTTGGGCTCGTTCGTCAGTTCGACGGTGGTGTCCCAGGTCTTGTAGCCCTTGACGTCCGCGACGCCGACCGGGTCGACGCCCAGCGAGATCAGGCTCTCGACGACGTTCCACTCGGTTCCGACGACCTTCCGGGCGGGCCCGTCGAGCTCCACCTTCGCGCCGGAGGCGTCGGTGAGGGTGATGCGTTCGGCGGTCTTCTCGGTCTTGTCGTCGGCCGCGGGCTCGGTGGTTCCGCAGGCGGCCAGGGTGAGCGCCGCGGCGGTGGCGGCGGCCGTGGTGAGCAGGATGCGTCTCATGGGGTGGTGCTGAGCCTTTCGCTTCGGGTGTGGTGCCGGCCGATGGCGCGCGTGCGCAGCCGCCCGGTCAGGGGGTCGGTGTCGACATCGATACGGATGCCGTAGGTGTCGGTCAGGCGCTGCGGCGTGAGGACGTCCTCGGGCAGGCCGTCGGCGATGATGCGCCCCGCGTGGAGCAGCACGATCCGGTTGGCCACGGCCGCGGCCTGGTCGAGGTCGTGCAGGACGGCGCCGACGGCGATCCCGTGGTCGTCCGCCAGATCGCGGACCAGGTCGAGGAGTTCGACCTGGTAGCGCAGGTCGAGGTAGGTGGTCGGTTCGTCGAGGAGCAGGACCCCGGTCTCCTGGGCGAGGCAGCCGGCGAGCCAGACGCGTTGCAGCTGCCCTCCGGAGAGGTGTTCCGCGCCGCGTTCGGCGAGTTCCGTGACGCCGGTCAGGGCGAGGGCGCGGTCCACCGCGGCCCGGCCGCCCGGGTCGGCCTTCCCCCAGCGGCCGCGGTACGGGTAGCGGCCGAACTCGACCACGTCCCGTACGGTCAGCCCGCTGGGCGTGGGGCGCCCCTGGGTCAGCAGGGCGACGTGCCGGGAGAACTCACGCGGGG
Coding sequences:
- a CDS encoding ABC transporter ATP-binding protein encodes the protein MTAGEESSAPTRPRGHELSATDVTVAYDGTDVVHSASLTLRPGEVTVLVGPNGSGKSTLLRTLARLQRPRTATLTLDADTDGLALTPREFSRHVALLTQGRPTPSGLTVRDVVEFGRYPYRGRWGKADPGGRAAVDRALALTGVTELAERGAEHLSGGQLQRVWLAGCLAQETGVLLLDEPTTYLDLRYQVELLDLVRDLADDHGIAVGAVLHDLDQAAAVANRIVLLHAGRIIADGLPEDVLTPQRLTDTYGIRIDVDTDPLTGRLRTRAIGRHHTRSERLSTTP
- a CDS encoding iron ABC transporter permease, whose translation is MAVTASTPATRPPAATSRTGAAAVTAALVLLVAGLAVVDVTQGTAAVGADEVLKALTGRADPADASVVIASRLPRMTAGLLVGAALAMAGAALQAVSRNVLAAPDTLAVNAGSYLALGLVAATGISLPLLASSGIAFVGGVAAAGVVLGLSGLGSGTVRLVLAGSALTLGLTSVTEGLLLLFPEQTEGLYQWNQGSIAQHGFDGVLQMAPLGLVGLVGLLLVARRVDALALGDDAARGLGVPVRATRVTAVALAALLSAAAVTLAGPIGFVGLTAPALVRPLARRIRAFSRARTSLPVVGLTGAALVLGSDVLLRAVVAPDVAVAVPTGVVTSLVGAVFLVVMATRVRDTAGAAANDGLRIRSRTVHLTTTAVLVAVLIGVVVAAVLLGDSKLLLGDVLNWAQGRAGRTVSFVLDTRVPRVLAALLAGAALALAGTLVQAVTRNPLAEPGVLGVSGGAALGAVLLVTTVPLAGSWSVAGAAFAGAAAASVVVFGLAARGGFGQNRLVLVGMGVATAATALISLLIVLTDPFNATKALTWLSGSTYGRTWPDALPLAVVLTAGVAAAVARRTELDLVSLDEDTPRLLGIGLAPARLGFLVLSVLLIGTAVAAAGTIGFVGLVAPHAARALVGRQHARVVPVAVLLGATLVCAADLLGRTVIAPAQLGAGLMTAVIGTPYFLYLLVRSRR
- a CDS encoding zinc-dependent alcohol dehydrogenase; the encoded protein is MSTAVVVEAPGEHRLVEHTPRPPGPGEALVRVHAVGICGSDREVYQGNRPEGYVRYPLTPGHEWSGTVAAVGAGVPGDLVGRKVVGEGFRNCQVCDRCHAGETTLCTHGYEETGFTQPGAMAGTLTLPARLLHTLPDDADLTAAALLEPAACIAAAALKGRPLPGERVAVVGTGTLGMFAVQFLHAASPAELLVVGTRPDRAALSREFGATEFRTKDEELPGDFDVVIETAGSADAARTAAALLRRGGRLVLTGIPAPGADGLDPTDLVVRQLEVHTVFGAPPDAWAHTVRVFGAGLLDPLPLVTHELPLTEFAQAIELVGAGDPKVGKVLLRP
- a CDS encoding SCO2400 family protein, whose product is MDYCHPCRRHLNGALACPGCGTSADQLRGYAEETVVHTVVRTDVRTDVRTDVVTVVRTTGSDEPYDGSDDDADAEYDDEYDDDGDDGEDDDRSARGSRRRRQPGVSRRDRKAAAHRRRRKRVLLVGAGFLLAAGVLSLAELGLDAGSGPKPTAAGDASADGGAAEASESADAGTGGSQGTGPGSPGASASASPSKSGEDDKDEKDGKDGKDKDDEESASPNDAGSPGPSSAPSTPPPAAPPAPDPTPTPTAQPTSEEPQPDPEPSQTCERFLWWCT
- a CDS encoding iron-siderophore ABC transporter substrate-binding protein; protein product: MRRILLTTAAATAAALTLAACGTTEPAADDKTEKTAERITLTDASGAKVELDGPARKVVGTEWNVVESLISLGVDPVGVADVKGYKTWDTTVELTNEPKDIGTRGEPSMDTIAALSPDLIVATTDLPPAAVKQLREVAPVLEVRSADAADQIGRMTENLDLIAQATGTTERAEELKADFDAKLAEGKKALADAGLAGAEYAFADGYVVSNQVSVRPYTGGSLIGAVNEKLGLKNAWTVKGDEAYGLGSTDVEGLTKLGDDVRFAYIGSDGDKNSTPFTGALADDSVWKSLSFVKKGNVHRLPDGIWMFGGPESMGAYVDAVVGALTK
- a CDS encoding mandelate racemase/muconate lactonizing enzyme family protein — translated: MRITGISTHVVGTPWRNLTYVQVHTDEGVTGVGETRMLGHTDALVGYLKEAQANHILGADPFDTEALVRRMKYGDYGRAGEIVMSGIALVEMACWDIKGKALGVPVWQLLGGKVTDRVKAYANGWYTTERTPEAYHKAAQEVMARGYKALKIDPFGTGHFELDHEQSLYAVSLIEAVRDAIGPETELMLEMHGRFSPATAVRLAHELAPFKPAWLEEPVPPENLKALEKVAAKVDMPVATGERIHDRIEFRELFESQAVDIIQPDVGHIGGIWETRKLAATAETHYMLVAPHNVGGSVLTAASLQVGFTTPNFKILEHFNDFADAEIKKVVKGAPEVVDGYFYLSDAPGLGVELDTDAAAEFPQQQARFDLWAEGWEQRRPKESR